In Bacillus sp. NP247, one DNA window encodes the following:
- a CDS encoding DUF3149 domain-containing protein translates to MKVKLQSIVFYILLVILPTIGIGAAFFSYHTYQMKQENKLSAHTVLFLYRDYLDHHLGEAISALEMLAKVVGTETGNINGIKQIVHDTDGNDARFSGLYYATPEGIITIASEDESRPVDVSDRKYIQDALQTKKTTVSSVITDRVLGHQAIMIASPIFNKQKELSGLLLASLRFDYISSSLNAIKPQYHFEVTDKHDVVFLTDDNNETSDEHSNMLTTPLQRLNWKVSVSPLPIHQQTLYQLVSIECIATLFLMSILFLLAQYMLLKRQTKLERQQNELQKIELVGTFAASTAHEIRNPLTGIKGLVALLKEKYRDEQDQFYFSVIEQEIERINEIVSEFLILGKPTAIIEQTYDVRTILNEVAVIIQSEANLYNIIFHLHLPDHPVHIRCSKDHMKQVVLNITKNAIEAMTSGDTLTIVVTNNEKHAQLQIIDTGKGIPKHIQKHLFHPFFTNKDTGTGLGLVICKRIVEMYNGHIFIDSKESEGTTVHIEIPLHKV, encoded by the coding sequence TTGAAAGTCAAATTACAAAGCATAGTTTTTTACATACTGCTTGTTATACTGCCAACGATAGGGATTGGTGCCGCATTTTTTTCGTATCACACTTATCAAATGAAACAGGAAAACAAATTATCTGCTCATACTGTTCTCTTTTTATATAGAGACTATTTAGACCATCACCTTGGTGAAGCGATTTCTGCCTTAGAAATGCTCGCAAAAGTCGTAGGTACCGAGACTGGTAACATAAATGGAATTAAACAAATTGTACATGATACAGATGGAAACGATGCACGATTTTCTGGTCTATATTACGCTACACCAGAAGGAATCATTACAATCGCATCAGAAGATGAATCAAGGCCTGTAGATGTCTCAGACCGTAAGTATATTCAAGACGCATTACAAACTAAGAAAACAACTGTATCATCTGTCATTACAGATCGTGTCCTTGGACATCAAGCTATTATGATTGCCTCGCCAATATTTAACAAACAAAAGGAACTCTCTGGGTTATTGTTAGCTAGTTTACGCTTTGACTACATTTCATCCTCTTTAAATGCTATTAAACCACAATATCATTTCGAAGTAACTGATAAACATGATGTAGTTTTTTTAACTGATGATAATAATGAAACAAGTGATGAGCATTCTAATATGCTTACTACCCCACTCCAAAGATTAAACTGGAAGGTCTCTGTTTCTCCATTACCTATTCATCAACAAACCTTATACCAGTTAGTTTCAATAGAATGTATAGCTACTTTATTTTTAATGTCTATTTTATTTTTACTTGCTCAATATATGTTATTAAAACGGCAAACAAAACTAGAAAGACAACAAAATGAACTACAGAAGATTGAATTGGTTGGAACTTTTGCGGCTAGTACAGCTCACGAAATCCGTAATCCCCTTACTGGAATTAAAGGACTCGTTGCTCTATTAAAAGAGAAATATAGAGATGAACAGGATCAGTTCTACTTTTCAGTAATTGAACAAGAAATTGAACGTATTAATGAGATTGTAAGCGAATTTCTTATTCTTGGAAAGCCAACTGCCATCATTGAACAAACATATGATGTAAGAACGATTCTTAATGAGGTAGCAGTAATTATTCAATCTGAGGCGAATTTGTATAATATTATATTCCATTTACATTTGCCAGACCACCCTGTTCATATACGTTGCTCAAAAGACCATATGAAACAAGTGGTTTTAAATATTACCAAAAATGCAATTGAAGCTATGACTTCTGGGGATACATTAACCATTGTAGTAACAAACAACGAAAAACATGCACAATTGCAAATTATTGATACCGGAAAAGGAATTCCAAAACATATTCAAAAACACCTCTTTCATCCGTTCTTTACTAATAAAGATACTGGAACAGGTCTTGGACTTGTCATATGTAAACGAATTGTAGAGATGTACAATGGGCACATTTTTATTGATAGTAAAGAAAGCGAAGGAACGACAGTTCATATCGAAATTCCTTTACACAAAGTATAA
- a CDS encoding MarR family winged helix-turn-helix transcriptional regulator: MTSNNEREDISQSLKVFIALSRVHRSVMDTTNKSIQSNGLNPTEFAVLELLYHKGGQPLQQIGERILIASGSITYVVDKLEKKGLVKRIPCPNDRRVIYAQLTESGESFIASIFPGHEQVIHQSFEMLTKDEKDELLDLLKKIGKYEK; this comes from the coding sequence ATGACATCAAATAATGAGCGAGAAGATATTTCTCAATCTTTAAAAGTATTTATTGCACTATCTCGTGTACATCGTTCTGTTATGGATACTACAAATAAATCCATACAAAGTAACGGATTAAATCCAACTGAGTTTGCTGTATTAGAACTACTATATCATAAAGGAGGCCAACCACTTCAGCAAATCGGTGAGCGTATTTTAATAGCTAGTGGCAGCATTACATACGTTGTAGATAAGCTAGAGAAAAAAGGACTAGTAAAGAGAATCCCGTGCCCGAATGATAGACGTGTTATTTATGCACAATTAACGGAGTCTGGAGAGAGCTTTATTGCTTCTATTTTTCCTGGGCATGAGCAAGTTATACATCAGTCTTTCGAAATGTTAACGAAAGATGAAAAGGATGAATTACTTGATCTATTAAAAAAAATTGGCAAGTATGAAAAATAA
- a CDS encoding M3 family oligoendopeptidase produces the protein MSFKDYEYKRPNIEELKEKFTVALEKFDNAKTIEEQKQVINSINEIRNDFGTMGNLCYIRHSVDTTDAFYKEEQDFFDEYSPVVQGYGTKYYKALINSPFREELEAYYGKQLFALAECDLKTYSDEVVKDLQLENKLSSQYTQLLASAKIDFAGEERTLSQLIPFMQGKERSERKEASEAYYGFLAENEEELDRIYDELVKVRTKIAKTLGFKNFVELGYARMYRTDYNAEMVANYRQQVLDYIVPVATELRNRQKARIGVENLAYYDENFEFATGNPTPKGDADWIINHGKTMYKELSAETDEFFNFMLDNDLLDLVAKKGKAGGGYCTYIENYKAPFIFSNFNGTSGDIDVLTHEAGHAFQVYESRKYEIPEYNWPTYEACEIHSMSMEFFTWPWMKLFFEEDADKYYFSHLSSALLFLPYGVSVDEYQHYVYENPEASPAERKSAWRNIEKKYLPHRDYEDNDYLERGGFWQRQGHIYSSPFYYIDYTLAQICALQFWKRARDNRQEAWEDYVNLCQQGGSKSFLELVEVANLTSPFAEGCVKSVITEIEAWLRAVDDTKL, from the coding sequence ATGTCATTTAAAGACTATGAATATAAACGGCCAAATATTGAAGAATTAAAAGAGAAGTTTACTGTTGCTTTAGAGAAATTCGATAATGCAAAAACGATTGAAGAACAAAAACAAGTAATTAATTCAATTAATGAAATTCGCAATGATTTTGGTACAATGGGGAATCTTTGTTACATTCGTCATTCTGTTGATACGACAGATGCCTTTTATAAGGAAGAACAAGATTTCTTTGATGAATACTCTCCAGTTGTACAAGGTTATGGAACGAAGTATTATAAAGCGTTAATTAATTCTCCATTCCGTGAAGAATTAGAAGCATATTATGGGAAACAATTATTTGCTCTGGCTGAATGTGATTTGAAAACATATTCAGATGAAGTAGTGAAAGATTTACAATTAGAGAATAAATTGTCTTCACAATATACACAGTTATTAGCATCTGCAAAAATTGACTTTGCAGGAGAAGAAAGAACGTTATCGCAACTTATTCCGTTTATGCAAGGAAAAGAAAGAAGTGAACGTAAAGAAGCAAGTGAAGCATACTACGGATTTTTAGCAGAGAATGAGGAAGAGTTAGATCGTATTTATGATGAGCTTGTTAAAGTGAGAACGAAAATTGCAAAAACACTTGGTTTTAAAAACTTTGTTGAATTAGGATATGCAAGAATGTATCGTACAGATTATAACGCTGAAATGGTAGCGAACTATCGTCAGCAAGTATTAGATTATATCGTTCCAGTTGCAACCGAGTTAAGAAATAGACAAAAAGCACGCATTGGTGTAGAAAATCTCGCTTATTATGATGAAAACTTTGAGTTTGCTACAGGTAATCCAACTCCAAAAGGTGATGCCGATTGGATTATTAATCACGGGAAAACGATGTATAAAGAATTATCCGCTGAAACAGATGAATTTTTTAATTTCATGCTTGATAATGATTTATTAGATTTAGTTGCGAAAAAAGGAAAAGCTGGTGGTGGATATTGTACATATATCGAGAATTATAAAGCGCCATTCATCTTCTCAAACTTTAATGGAACGTCTGGTGACATTGATGTATTAACACATGAAGCTGGTCATGCTTTCCAAGTATATGAAAGTCGTAAGTATGAAATTCCAGAATATAATTGGCCAACATATGAAGCGTGTGAAATCCATTCAATGAGTATGGAATTCTTTACATGGCCATGGATGAAGTTATTCTTTGAAGAAGATGCGGATAAATATTACTTCTCACACTTAAGTTCAGCACTTCTATTTTTACCGTACGGTGTATCTGTAGATGAATATCAACATTATGTATATGAAAATCCAGAAGCATCGCCAGCAGAACGTAAGTCAGCATGGCGTAACATAGAGAAGAAGTATTTACCACATCGTGATTATGAAGATAATGATTATTTAGAGCGTGGTGGTTTCTGGCAACGTCAAGGCCATATTTATAGCTCACCGTTCTATTATATTGACTACACGTTAGCTCAAATTTGTGCACTGCAATTTTGGAAACGTGCAAGAGATAATAGACAAGAGGCTTGGGAAGATTATGTGAATCTTTGTCAACAAGGTGGAAGTAAATCATTCTTAGAATTAGTAGAAGTTGCAAATTTAACATCACCATTCGCAGAAGGCTGTGTAAAAAGTGTAATTACAGAAATTGAAGCGTGGTTACGTGCTGTTGACGACACAAAATTGTAA
- a CDS encoding DinB family protein, whose translation MLQSNMDVSLETLVHSLQSTRSTLLSEIEMLNDTEVNVKPRRDKWSIIQILHHLYLVEQSVTSAFVYALQKKERKLAPFKDLQLTLDRTHKREAPQQMKPTETLMKKLQGIQLLEHSRQELFYALHSVIDEKELFENGLNHPIFNDLNLYQWVQFLDLHEQRHLTQLKEAKHAILQR comes from the coding sequence ATGCTTCAATCTAATATGGATGTTAGTTTAGAAACTTTAGTCCACTCATTACAGTCTACACGAAGCACGCTGTTATCAGAAATTGAAATGTTAAATGATACGGAGGTAAATGTAAAGCCACGCCGTGATAAATGGAGTATTATTCAAATTTTGCATCATTTGTATTTAGTTGAACAGTCTGTCACATCTGCCTTTGTATATGCGTTGCAAAAAAAAGAAAGAAAACTTGCTCCATTTAAAGACCTCCAACTTACGCTTGATCGCACGCATAAACGGGAAGCTCCTCAACAAATGAAACCAACAGAAACATTAATGAAAAAACTGCAAGGAATACAATTATTAGAACATTCACGACAAGAATTATTTTATGCACTTCATAGTGTGATAGATGAAAAAGAATTATTTGAAAATGGATTAAACCATCCTATTTTTAATGATTTGAATTTATATCAATGGGTTCAATTTCTGGATTTACACGAACAAAGACATCTTACACAGCTAAAAGAAGCGAAACATGCAATTTTACAGCGGTAA
- a CDS encoding DUF6254 family protein encodes MSKKKREEERAWKARKENQKPHGKVKAFAELVEGTEKT; translated from the coding sequence ATGTCAAAGAAAAAGAGAGAAGAAGAGCGCGCGTGGAAAGCTCGGAAAGAGAATCAAAAACCCCATGGAAAAGTGAAAGCTTTTGCAGAATTAGTTGAAGGAACAGAAAAAACGTGA
- a CDS encoding ATP-binding protein yields the protein MLVYHLFWNQKGKRSPKLNSVIFIVLCCLATILCITFAAKTNNGFQFDMRHIVLIVGTLTGGPIAGGSILAVLNIYRFLLGGIGAFPSFIASILLFIVLLLTYKFFNRSSNHIKITLAIFYSLTYGFGWIPFFLASVTNDADYIPHIIVYELCTMIGTILILYLLHILQMQVRLQNELMNAEKFHLIGEMAASISHEIRNPLTSTKGFLQLLQSDTCSEKERKLYIDIAINGIEQANHVLTDYLTFAKPSIEKEQQLQVEDELLHALSLITPLANLTNVRIHYIKQSTSFFIAGERQKLNQCLLNIFKNCIEAMPTGGDLILTLVPDHKHIQLYIKDTGVGMDPEQVKRLGSPFYSTKEKGTGLGMMVVFSVIQAMNGKIDIISEKGTGTTFLLTFPIIQKT from the coding sequence ATGCTCGTATATCATTTATTTTGGAATCAGAAAGGGAAACGATCTCCTAAATTAAATTCAGTTATATTTATTGTATTGTGTTGCCTCGCTACCATACTATGTATCACTTTTGCAGCAAAAACAAATAATGGTTTTCAGTTCGACATGCGACATATCGTATTAATTGTCGGTACGTTAACGGGAGGGCCTATTGCTGGTGGTTCTATTTTAGCTGTATTAAACATTTATCGCTTTTTATTGGGAGGAATAGGTGCGTTTCCATCCTTTATCGCTTCTATTCTCCTATTTATTGTTCTACTATTAACATACAAATTTTTTAATCGAAGTTCTAATCATATAAAAATAACACTTGCTATTTTTTACAGTCTTACTTATGGATTTGGTTGGATACCATTTTTCCTTGCAAGTGTTACAAATGATGCAGATTATATACCACATATCATTGTGTACGAACTATGTACGATGATTGGCACGATCCTTATTTTATATTTACTACACATATTACAAATGCAAGTTCGTCTCCAAAATGAACTTATGAACGCTGAGAAATTTCATTTAATCGGCGAAATGGCAGCTTCCATCTCTCATGAAATTCGTAATCCTTTAACTTCAACGAAAGGATTTTTGCAACTTTTACAGTCAGATACGTGCTCTGAGAAGGAACGAAAATTATATATCGACATAGCCATTAATGGGATCGAACAAGCAAATCATGTTCTTACAGATTACTTAACTTTTGCAAAACCGAGTATTGAAAAAGAACAACAATTACAAGTAGAGGATGAGTTACTTCATGCGTTATCTTTAATTACACCTCTTGCCAATTTAACAAATGTTCGTATACATTACATAAAACAAAGTACATCTTTCTTTATAGCTGGTGAAAGACAAAAGCTGAACCAATGCTTATTAAATATTTTTAAAAACTGTATTGAGGCTATGCCTACAGGTGGTGACCTTATTCTTACATTAGTTCCAGACCATAAGCATATACAATTGTATATAAAAGATACAGGCGTTGGTATGGATCCAGAACAAGTAAAACGCCTCGGGTCACCCTTCTATTCGACGAAAGAAAAAGGGACCGGACTCGGGATGATGGTCGTCTTCAGTGTCATTCAAGCAATGAATGGAAAGATTGATATTATTAGTGAAAAAGGAACAGGTACAACATTTTTATTAACTTTCCCAATCATACAAAAAACGTGA
- the queC gene encoding 7-cyano-7-deazaguanine synthase QueC, with product MKKEKAVVVFSGGQDSTTCLFWAIEQFAEVEAVTFNYNQRHKLEIDCAAEIAKELGIKHTILDMSLLNQLAPNALTRTDMEITHEDGELPSTFVDGRNLLFLSFAAVLAKQVGARHIVTGVCETDFSGYPDCRDVFVKSLNVTLNLSMDYPFVIHTPLMWIDKAETWKLSDELGAFEFVREKTLTCYNGIIGDGCGECPACQLRKAGLDTYLQEREGANN from the coding sequence ATGAAAAAAGAAAAAGCAGTTGTTGTTTTTAGTGGTGGACAAGATAGTACAACATGTTTATTTTGGGCGATAGAGCAGTTCGCAGAAGTGGAAGCTGTAACGTTTAACTACAATCAACGTCATAAGTTAGAAATTGATTGTGCAGCAGAAATTGCGAAAGAGCTAGGTATTAAACATACGATACTAGATATGAGTCTATTAAATCAACTTGCTCCAAATGCGTTAACGAGAACGGATATGGAGATTACACATGAAGACGGTGAATTGCCATCGACATTTGTAGATGGACGAAATTTACTATTCTTATCATTTGCTGCTGTATTAGCAAAACAAGTTGGAGCACGTCATATTGTAACGGGTGTATGTGAAACTGATTTTAGTGGTTATCCAGATTGCCGTGACGTGTTTGTGAAATCGTTAAACGTTACATTAAATTTATCTATGGATTATCCGTTTGTCATTCATACGCCACTTATGTGGATTGATAAAGCGGAGACGTGGAAATTATCTGATGAACTTGGAGCATTCGAGTTTGTTAGAGAAAAAACATTAACATGTTATAACGGAATCATTGGTGATGGTTGCGGTGAATGTCCAGCATGTCAACTTCGTAAAGCAGGATTAGATACGTACTTACAAGAACGCGAAGGGGCGAACAACTAA
- the queD gene encoding 6-carboxytetrahydropterin synthase QueD, giving the protein MDNFFGFRIVENLQKMDEDIQRKQLKYHNKRVMVSKEFTFDAAHHLHCYEGKCKNLHGHTYKVVFGISGYVNEIGLAIDFGDIKEIWKNEIEIYLDHRYLNETLPAMNTTAENMVVWIYEKMAEALTKDNRVNEYKGARVEFVRLFETPTSYAEVRREWMLDE; this is encoded by the coding sequence ATGGATAATTTCTTTGGATTTCGCATCGTAGAAAATTTGCAAAAAATGGACGAGGATATTCAGCGTAAACAACTCAAATATCATAATAAAAGAGTAATGGTCAGCAAGGAATTTACATTTGATGCAGCACACCATTTACACTGTTATGAAGGGAAATGTAAAAACTTACATGGCCACACATATAAAGTCGTATTTGGAATTAGCGGATATGTGAATGAAATAGGCCTTGCAATTGACTTTGGAGATATAAAAGAGATTTGGAAAAATGAAATAGAAATTTATTTAGATCATCGTTATTTAAATGAAACATTACCAGCGATGAATACGACTGCTGAAAATATGGTCGTTTGGATTTATGAAAAGATGGCAGAAGCATTAACGAAAGATAATCGTGTGAACGAATATAAAGGAGCTCGTGTTGAATTCGTTCGTCTATTTGAGACGCCGACTAGTTATGCGGAAGTAAGACGGGAGTGGATGCTCGATGAGTAA
- the queE gene encoding 7-carboxy-7-deazaguanine synthase QueE — MSKIPVLEIFGPTIQGEGMVVGQKTMFIRTAGCDYSCAWCDSAFTWDGSAKDQIRQMPAEDIWNELVEIGGENFSHVTISGGNPVLLKNIESLLSILKENGMRTAIETQGSKWQDWLLQIDEVTISPKPPSSTMKTDFQMLDSVIQKLAGKDISLKVVVFDDQDFEYAVKMHERYPDVPFFLQVGNDDTKTVDDAMLIKKLLDKYEWLIEKAVNCKEMNDAKVLPQLHALVWGNKRGV; from the coding sequence ATGAGTAAAATCCCTGTCTTAGAAATATTCGGTCCGACTATTCAAGGAGAAGGTATGGTTGTCGGGCAAAAGACTATGTTTATTCGAACTGCTGGCTGTGACTATAGCTGTGCTTGGTGTGATTCTGCTTTTACGTGGGATGGATCAGCCAAAGATCAAATTAGACAAATGCCAGCGGAAGACATTTGGAATGAGCTTGTTGAAATTGGAGGAGAAAATTTCTCTCATGTTACGATTTCGGGTGGAAATCCTGTTTTATTGAAAAATATTGAGTCGCTTCTTTCTATATTAAAAGAGAATGGGATGCGAACGGCGATAGAAACACAAGGGAGTAAATGGCAGGATTGGTTACTTCAAATTGATGAGGTAACGATTTCGCCAAAACCACCAAGTTCAACAATGAAAACAGATTTTCAGATGTTAGATTCTGTAATTCAGAAACTAGCAGGAAAAGATATTAGTCTAAAAGTAGTAGTATTCGATGATCAAGATTTTGAATATGCAGTTAAGATGCACGAACGTTATCCAGATGTACCATTTTTCTTACAAGTAGGGAACGATGATACGAAAACAGTGGATGATGCAATGCTTATTAAAAAATTATTAGATAAGTATGAGTGGCTTATTGAAAAAGCTGTTAACTGTAAAGAGATGAATGACGCGAAAGTATTGCCGCAGCTTCATGCGTTAGTATGGGGAAATAAACGAGGTGTATAA
- the queF gene encoding preQ(1) synthase, whose protein sequence is MAGRLDEDLKDVTLLGNQNTKYLFEYSPKILEVFDNNHPNRDYFVKFNCPEFTSLCPKTGQPDFATIYISYIPEQRMVESKSLKLYLFSFRNHGDFHEDCMNVIMNDLIKLMDPRYIEVWGKFTPRGGISIDPYCNYGRPGTKYEKMADYRMMNHDLYPETIDNR, encoded by the coding sequence ATGGCAGGAAGATTAGACGAAGATTTAAAAGATGTAACATTACTAGGAAATCAAAATACAAAATATTTATTTGAATATAGCCCGAAAATTTTGGAGGTATTTGATAATAACCATCCAAACCGTGATTACTTTGTAAAATTCAATTGTCCTGAATTTACAAGTTTATGTCCGAAAACAGGACAACCAGATTTTGCAACAATTTATATTAGCTACATTCCAGAACAAAGAATGGTAGAGAGTAAATCTTTAAAGTTATATTTATTTAGCTTCCGAAATCATGGTGACTTTCACGAAGATTGCATGAACGTTATTATGAATGATTTAATTAAATTAATGGATCCACGTTATATTGAGGTATGGGGGAAATTTACACCACGTGGTGGTATTTCAATCGATCCTTACTGTAACTACGGCCGCCCAGGGACTAAGTATGAGAAAATGGCAGACTACCGTATGATGAATCATGATCTATATCCGGAAACAATTGATAATCGTTAA
- a CDS encoding DUF2187 family protein: protein MQIAETGDIIEFKGGMQGRVQKVNQNSVIVDITIMENFRELDMEPLTVVSHKNYTVINQHA, encoded by the coding sequence ATGCAGATCGCAGAAACTGGAGATATCATTGAATTTAAAGGTGGAATGCAAGGCCGTGTTCAAAAGGTAAATCAAAACTCCGTTATTGTTGATATAACAATTATGGAGAATTTTAGAGAACTAGATATGGAACCTCTTACAGTTGTAAGTCATAAAAACTATACTGTCATTAATCAACATGCATAA
- a CDS encoding histidine phosphatase family protein — MRISFIRHGRLDSTIEPMTIILFREWMKQYDLGTTVKETPIPIETIEAVESAKLVVTSDQRCAVQSVAELLDSLSFVQNPLFREAEVPTSFYAPKWLKCKPNVWMFIGRTRWIVGYSKEVESYKEVRERARQAANMLHRYALVHGRIALVGHSYFNAMIGTELRAMGWSGSPIFHRKPWGCTTYTFHEAMDGNVLNTKLI; from the coding sequence ATGCGAATTTCTTTTATTCGTCATGGTCGTTTGGACAGTACTATAGAGCCAATGACAATTATTTTATTTCGTGAATGGATGAAGCAATATGATTTAGGGACTACAGTAAAAGAAACTCCTATACCAATTGAAACAATTGAGGCGGTTGAATCAGCAAAGCTGGTTGTAACGAGTGATCAAAGGTGTGCTGTACAGTCAGTGGCTGAGTTATTGGATTCCCTATCTTTTGTGCAAAATCCTCTTTTTAGGGAAGCTGAAGTTCCAACAAGTTTTTATGCTCCAAAATGGTTGAAATGTAAACCGAATGTATGGATGTTTATTGGACGTACACGATGGATAGTTGGTTATAGTAAAGAGGTTGAGTCTTATAAGGAAGTACGAGAAAGAGCAAGGCAAGCTGCTAATATGTTGCACCGCTATGCGCTCGTACATGGACGTATTGCCCTTGTAGGCCATAGTTATTTTAATGCGATGATTGGGACTGAACTGAGGGCAATGGGGTGGTCTGGTTCGCCTATTTTCCATAGGAAGCCATGGGGATGTACAACGTATACATTTCATGAGGCGATGGATGGAAATGTATTAAATACAAAATTAATTTAA
- a CDS encoding GNAT family N-acetyltransferase, protein MIRKAKKTDAIGVAPLLYNALHEIAEKITGSTVEAKVILGLETWFAKENNRLSYENCLVAEQDGKVVGVIVVYHGSDAEQLDAPIVHHLRELHEDESITLEKEAELDEYYIDTLSVSNMYSGRGIGSKLIDAAELHATEKGHEKIALLVNLDNKRAFSLYEKLGYKKDNIVMLVGEPYAHLIKPLRSLVSIS, encoded by the coding sequence ATGATTCGGAAAGCAAAAAAGACAGATGCGATAGGAGTAGCACCTTTACTGTATAACGCTCTGCACGAAATTGCTGAAAAAATCACAGGTAGCACAGTTGAAGCAAAAGTGATACTAGGACTTGAAACATGGTTCGCAAAAGAAAATAATCGATTGAGCTATGAAAACTGTTTAGTGGCTGAACAAGATGGAAAGGTAGTTGGGGTTATTGTCGTTTATCACGGTAGTGACGCTGAACAACTTGATGCACCAATCGTACACCACTTAAGAGAACTACATGAAGACGAATCCATTACGTTAGAAAAAGAAGCTGAACTTGATGAGTATTATATTGACACGTTGTCAGTTTCAAATATGTACAGTGGACGTGGCATTGGCTCTAAATTAATCGATGCAGCTGAACTTCATGCAACTGAAAAAGGTCATGAAAAAATCGCCTTACTTGTTAATTTAGATAACAAACGCGCTTTTTCACTATATGAAAAACTTGGTTACAAAAAAGATAACATCGTTATGCTTGTTGGTGAACCGTATGCCCATCTAATAAAACCATTACGGTCATTAGTTTCTATATCTTAA
- the nrdI gene encoding class Ib ribonucleoside-diphosphate reductase assembly flavoprotein NrdI, with amino-acid sequence MLVAYDSMTGNVKRFIHKLNMPAVQIEEALVLDEDFILITYTTGFGNVPERVLDFLERNNEKLKGVSASGNRNWGDMFGASADKISTKYEVPIVSKFELSGTNNDVEYFKERVREIATH; translated from the coding sequence ATGTTAGTTGCATATGATTCTATGACAGGAAACGTGAAGCGTTTCATTCACAAATTAAATATGCCGGCCGTTCAAATTGAAGAAGCTCTAGTATTAGATGAAGACTTTATTCTTATTACGTATACAACAGGTTTTGGAAATGTACCGGAACGTGTTTTAGACTTTTTAGAACGCAATAATGAAAAATTAAAAGGCGTATCTGCAAGTGGCAATCGTAATTGGGGAGACATGTTTGGTGCAAGTGCTGACAAAATTTCTACTAAATATGAAGTGCCTATTGTATCAAAATTTGAGTTATCTGGAACAAATAATGATGTAGAATATTTTAAAGAAAGGGTGCGGGAGATTGCGACACATTGA